One genomic segment of Candidatus Polarisedimenticolia bacterium includes these proteins:
- a CDS encoding amidase yields MLDDTTLFSTARELGQKIHARKISAVELTEAYLHRLETIGKKLGGVVTVTRDLALSQARRADQEIRAGKIRSPIHGVPYGAKDLLATKGIPTTWGAVPYKDQVFMQDATVIRRLEKAGAVLLGKLAMVELAGGMGYRFAAASITGAGKNPWDPTRWSGGSSSGSGVAVSAGLVGFAIGSETWGSITTPSSMCGISGIRPTYGRVSRHGAMALSWTMDKLGVLARSADDCGMVLSEIAGPDADDPTTIPKPWNDARPAKTGGWKLGVIRQAWEKPEVEVPGVFEEALKILGKLGTLEDASIPDLPFGATAGTIIVAEVASAFEDLIESGRVSQLSDPGSRLGGYSSSMVYARDYLRALRLRAKLQRSLDELLSRYDALVAPTLPGVASPLEANLEEVFAGDDPVGGAGNCCGIPAVSVPMGFGAGRLPLGIQFVARAGEEGRILAVARAFQSRSRWHLERPSPEKWS; encoded by the coding sequence GTGCTTGATGATACGACGCTGTTTTCCACGGCCCGTGAGCTGGGACAGAAAATCCATGCGCGAAAAATCTCGGCGGTCGAGCTGACGGAGGCCTATCTCCATCGCCTCGAGACGATCGGCAAGAAGCTGGGGGGAGTGGTCACGGTCACCCGGGACCTGGCGCTGTCCCAGGCGCGCCGCGCCGATCAGGAGATCCGCGCCGGCAAGATACGCTCTCCCATCCACGGCGTTCCCTACGGCGCCAAGGACCTGCTGGCGACCAAGGGCATCCCGACGACCTGGGGGGCCGTTCCCTACAAGGACCAGGTCTTCATGCAGGATGCCACGGTGATCCGCCGGCTGGAGAAGGCGGGCGCGGTGCTGCTGGGGAAGCTGGCGATGGTGGAGCTGGCGGGAGGCATGGGCTACCGTTTTGCCGCCGCTTCGATTACCGGCGCCGGGAAGAATCCCTGGGACCCGACGCGGTGGAGCGGCGGCTCGTCGAGCGGCTCCGGCGTCGCCGTGTCCGCCGGCCTGGTGGGATTCGCCATCGGCAGCGAGACCTGGGGATCGATCACCACCCCTTCCTCGATGTGCGGTATCTCGGGGATTCGTCCCACCTACGGACGGGTGAGCCGGCACGGCGCCATGGCGCTGTCGTGGACGATGGACAAGCTGGGGGTGCTGGCGCGCTCGGCGGATGATTGCGGCATGGTCCTCTCGGAGATTGCCGGCCCCGATGCCGACGATCCCACCACGATTCCCAAGCCCTGGAACGATGCGCGTCCGGCAAAGACGGGCGGGTGGAAGCTTGGAGTGATCCGCCAGGCCTGGGAGAAACCGGAGGTCGAGGTCCCGGGAGTCTTCGAGGAGGCGCTGAAGATCCTGGGGAAGCTCGGGACTCTCGAGGATGCGTCCATTCCGGACCTTCCGTTCGGTGCCACCGCCGGCACCATCATCGTGGCGGAAGTGGCGAGCGCCTTCGAGGATCTGATCGAGTCGGGGCGGGTTTCCCAGCTGTCGGATCCGGGATCGCGGCTGGGAGGCTACTCGAGCAGCATGGTCTACGCCCGCGACTACCTGCGCGCGCTGCGGCTCAGGGCCAAGCTGCAGCGCTCGCTCGACGAGCTTCTTTCCCGATACGACGCGCTGGTGGCGCCCACGCTGCCGGGCGTGGCTTCGCCGCTGGAAGCCAATCTGGAGGAGGTCTTCGCGGGGGACGATCCCGTAGGCGGGGCCGGAAACTGCTGCGGCATCCCGGCCGTCTCGGTCCCGATGGGCTTCGGCGCCGGACGCCTGCCCCTGGGGATCCAGTTCGTGGCCCGGGCCGGGGAAGAAGGCCGGATTCTGGCGGTGGCGCGCGCCTTCCAGTCGCGCTCCCGCTGGCACCTGGAAAGGCCTTCTCCCGAAAAATGGAGCTGA
- a CDS encoding class 1 fructose-bisphosphatase: MSPGVSFDKFLAESSSDRELIVVLLTAARGGAQISRELRRAGLSGETGLTGGTNVQGEAVKKMDAISNEILVGAYRDAGDAAMAASEEMEEPVEISRSASYAVLFDPLDGSSNVDTGGSVGSIVSVQRRPAAGWTGRDSLLQPGTAQAAALYLNYGPATALAVTLGAGTHLFQQDPASGDFLLTGRDHRIPDRGKVYATNEGQRAYLHPSTSRLLEFLQAPDKAEGTPYSTRYSGCMVSDVHRILLEGGIFFYPADRKDPKKPQGKLRLLYECAPMAMIVEQAGGMASTGKGRLLEARPTKIHERVPIYIGSRHEVSLAEAFETGRR; the protein is encoded by the coding sequence ATGAGCCCGGGCGTCTCCTTCGATAAGTTCCTGGCGGAATCTTCATCGGACCGGGAGCTGATCGTGGTGCTCCTGACGGCGGCGCGCGGCGGCGCGCAGATCTCACGGGAGCTGCGGCGTGCGGGATTGTCCGGGGAGACGGGACTCACGGGCGGCACCAACGTCCAGGGCGAGGCGGTGAAGAAGATGGACGCCATCTCCAACGAGATCCTGGTGGGGGCGTATCGCGACGCGGGAGACGCCGCCATGGCCGCTTCGGAGGAGATGGAAGAGCCGGTGGAGATCTCCCGCTCGGCGTCCTACGCCGTGCTGTTCGACCCGCTCGATGGCTCTTCGAATGTCGACACCGGGGGCAGCGTCGGAAGCATCGTCTCGGTGCAGCGCCGGCCCGCCGCCGGCTGGACCGGCAGGGACTCGCTGCTGCAGCCGGGGACGGCGCAGGCGGCGGCGCTCTACCTGAACTACGGGCCGGCCACGGCACTGGCGGTGACCCTGGGCGCCGGCACGCACCTCTTCCAGCAGGACCCGGCTTCGGGCGATTTCCTGCTCACCGGGCGCGATCATCGGATCCCGGATCGCGGCAAGGTCTACGCCACCAACGAAGGACAGCGCGCTTACCTTCATCCCTCGACAAGCCGGCTCCTCGAGTTCCTGCAGGCTCCGGACAAGGCGGAGGGGACCCCCTACTCCACCCGCTACTCGGGGTGCATGGTCAGCGACGTCCACCGCATCCTCCTGGAGGGGGGAATCTTCTTCTACCCGGCCGACAGGAAGGACCCGAAGAAGCCGCAGGGCAAGCTCCGCCTCCTCTACGAGTGCGCTCCCATGGCGATGATCGTGGAGCAGGCAGGAGGGATGGCGTCGACGGGCAAGGGACGCCTTCTCGAGGCGCGTCCGACGAAGATCCACGAGCGGGTGCCGATCTATATCGGCAGCCGGCACGAGGTGAGCCTGGCCGAAGCCTTCGAGACCGGCCGCCGCTGA
- the corA gene encoding magnesium/cobalt transporter CorA: protein MPRPRKRYQRPGTPPGTLNPPDVARVPKVSVTILDYNADSLEERKVDSITECLPYRDKSSITWIDVNGLQDLDLIRQLGELFGLHPLSLEDVLNTGQRPKFEDYEEYGFAIMKELRFTDTIAAEQISLFFGKGWVITLQEAPGDPFEPIRERIRKGKGRIRRSGADYLAYALLDALVDSAFPILEKLGDRIEILERDVVGHPTRKTLSEIYSVRRELLYLRRTAWPQRELIHALNRDDSPLVSPETHIYLRDCYDHTVQILDLVETYREVAAGMLDVYLSSNSNRLNEVMKVLTVIATIFIPLTFITSLYGMNFNTHVSRWNMPELNWRFGYPMVLGVMAVIVAGMLAYFRRKKWL, encoded by the coding sequence ATGCCGCGTCCGCGCAAGCGCTACCAACGTCCCGGCACCCCGCCCGGGACACTGAACCCTCCCGACGTCGCCCGCGTCCCCAAGGTCAGCGTGACCATCCTCGATTACAACGCCGACTCGCTCGAGGAGCGCAAGGTCGATTCCATCACCGAGTGCCTCCCCTACCGTGACAAGTCGAGCATCACCTGGATTGACGTCAACGGTCTTCAGGATCTGGATCTGATCCGCCAGCTGGGGGAGCTTTTCGGATTGCATCCTCTCTCCCTGGAGGACGTCCTGAACACGGGACAGCGCCCGAAATTCGAAGACTACGAGGAATACGGCTTCGCCATCATGAAGGAGCTGCGCTTCACCGATACGATCGCGGCGGAGCAGATCAGCCTGTTCTTCGGCAAGGGGTGGGTCATCACGCTGCAGGAGGCACCGGGGGATCCCTTCGAGCCGATCCGCGAGCGGATTCGCAAGGGGAAGGGACGGATCCGCCGCTCAGGGGCCGATTATCTGGCCTACGCGCTGCTCGACGCGCTGGTGGACAGCGCCTTCCCGATCCTGGAGAAGCTGGGGGATCGAATCGAAATCCTGGAGCGCGACGTGGTGGGTCATCCCACCCGCAAGACGCTGAGCGAGATCTACTCGGTGCGGCGCGAGCTGCTCTACCTGCGGCGCACCGCCTGGCCGCAGCGCGAGCTGATCCACGCGCTCAACCGGGACGATTCGCCGCTGGTCAGCCCCGAGACCCACATCTACCTGCGCGACTGCTACGACCACACCGTGCAGATCCTGGACCTGGTGGAGACCTACCGGGAAGTGGCGGCGGGAATGCTGGACGTCTATCTCTCCAGCAACAGCAACCGGCTGAACGAGGTGATGAAGGTCCTGACGGTGATCGCCACGATCTTCATTCCGCTTACCTTCATCACCAGCCTCTATGGGATGAACTTCAACACGCATGTCAGCCGCTGGAACATGCCGGAGCTGAACTGGCGCTTCGGCTACCCGATGGTGCTCGGGGTGATGGCCGTCATCGTCGCCGGGATGCTGGCCTACTTCCGCCGCAAGAAATGGCTTTAG
- a CDS encoding DUF4097 family beta strand repeat-containing protein codes for MRRLLHASFLGILSFVLVAPLQAAEATRTERLELSPGTTGAFVVENLAGTMRVVAGSGSKVVAVATLHAESEALLEKMQFRQVTGEKGRPTLRVEYPIGTRETVRFPHSPDGDSGGILGHFFGGTSTVKYAGHTVKVSAGEGTLLYAEVEVQLPAKDVEGTFRNLIGKITGEGVQGTLMFDSASGDISLDKVSGKIATDTGSGDVKAADVEGSFDCDTGSGNCHLTGFKGDKVSCDVGSGDIFLKSIAAKDLSTDTGSGNVRVEDADIESFDADTGSGNVLLESDGARLESIKADTGSGNVRLRLSSAASFEARADQGSGDIRVDYKDAKPILDGKIVIGYRRGDQKIRIDVSTGSGDLDIEPIR; via the coding sequence ATGCGCCGGCTGTTGCACGCCAGTTTCCTGGGAATCCTCAGCTTCGTCCTGGTCGCGCCCCTGCAGGCCGCCGAGGCCACCCGCACCGAGCGCCTCGAGCTCTCCCCCGGCACGACCGGCGCGTTCGTCGTCGAGAACCTGGCCGGGACGATGCGCGTCGTTGCCGGCAGCGGCAGCAAGGTGGTCGCCGTCGCCACGCTGCACGCCGAGAGCGAGGCACTGCTCGAGAAGATGCAGTTCCGCCAGGTCACCGGCGAAAAGGGCCGGCCAACCCTGCGGGTGGAATACCCCATCGGGACGCGGGAGACGGTCCGCTTCCCCCACAGCCCTGACGGAGATTCAGGAGGCATTCTGGGGCACTTCTTCGGGGGAACCTCCACCGTCAAGTATGCCGGACACACCGTCAAGGTCAGCGCCGGCGAGGGGACGCTGCTGTATGCCGAGGTGGAGGTCCAGCTCCCCGCCAAGGACGTCGAAGGGACCTTTCGCAACCTCATCGGGAAGATTACCGGAGAGGGCGTCCAGGGCACCTTGATGTTCGATTCCGCCAGCGGCGACATCTCCCTGGACAAGGTCTCGGGGAAGATCGCGACCGACACCGGCTCCGGCGACGTGAAGGCCGCTGACGTGGAAGGGAGCTTCGATTGCGACACGGGCAGCGGCAACTGTCACCTGACCGGGTTCAAAGGTGACAAAGTCAGCTGCGACGTCGGCTCCGGCGACATCTTTCTAAAGAGCATCGCGGCGAAGGATCTATCCACCGATACCGGATCGGGCAATGTCCGGGTCGAGGACGCCGACATCGAGAGCTTCGACGCCGACACCGGCAGCGGCAATGTCCTCCTGGAATCGGATGGGGCTCGCCTGGAGAGCATCAAGGCCGATACCGGCAGCGGCAACGTGAGGTTGCGGCTCTCGTCGGCGGCTTCCTTCGAGGCGCGCGCCGACCAGGGAAGCGGTGACATCCGGGTGGATTACAAGGACGCCAAGCCGATCCTGGATGGCAAGATCGTCATCGGCTACCGCCGGGGCGATCAGAAGATCCGCATCGACGTGAGCACCGGCAGCGGCGACCTCGACATCGAGCCGATCCGCTGA